The nucleotide sequence AACGGCTGGGGCTGACTGGCTCCTGTGACGGCGTTGAAAAACGCGGTCGCGTCGTCGCCCAAGACTTCGTCACACGTCAGCAGCGAAACATCGCTGTAAAGCTTCGCGGTGGCTTCGTTGTAGTTTCCGGTACCAAAGTGGATGTAGCGCCGAATGCCTTCCGGTTCGCGGCGAACGACCACACAGACCTTCGCATGAGTCTTCAAGCCGCGAATGCCGTAGATCACCTGCACCCCGGCCTGTTCCATTTCTCGGGCCCATTCGATGTTACGTGCTTCATCGAATCGTGCTTTCAATTCCACGATCGCCGAGACGTATTTGCCGTTCTGCGCGGCCTTCATCAGCGCGGCGACGATGGGACTGTTATTGCTGGTGCGATACAAAATTTGCTTGATCGCCAGAACGTCGGGGTCTCCAGCCGCCTCCTCCAACAGCCGCACCACCGGATCGAATCGCTCGTACGGATGTACCAGCAACCAATCACCTTCGCCCATCGTTGCAAACATCGAATCCGCTGGATCGATCCCGGGCGTCCCCTGGGGCGGCCAAGGAACGTCCTTCAGTTTGCCGAATCCCTTGATGCCACTTAGGCCGAACAAATACGTCAGGTCCAACGGACCATCAATACGAAACGTGTCCCGCTGCTGGACGCCCATCGTTTCGGTCAGAAAGGCGGTCATTTCATCGCCGGCCGTCGCGGCCAATTCCAACCGCACCACGTCGCTTTGCCGTCGGCCTTCCAGGACTTCTTCCATGCCTTCAAGCAAGTCACCGGCGCCGTCTTCACGCAATTCGATGTCGGCGTTCCGAGTGATTCGGAACGGCGTGGCTTCCAGGACGCGACGCCCCTGAAAAAACTCTGCGGCGAAGTGACCGACCAAGTCTTCCAGCAACACGTACGCATAACCGTCATCCGACGGCAATTGAATGATCCGCGGCAACGCGCGTCCCAGTGGGATGATCGCGAAATGCCACAACGGGGTTTCTCCGTCGGGCCCCACCACCGGCTTGCCCAACCCCGGGTCCTGTCCGTCCAACCGGACGCAAAGATGCATCGACAGCCCTTGCAGCATCGGGAACGGCCGATCGTGAAAAACCGCGTGCGGCGTCAACACGGGTAAGACATCCGCAACGAATGTTCGGTGTGCGTCTTGACGCGTGCTTTCGGAACAATTCGACAGGTCCACACGATGGATCCCGTTTTCGACCAATTCCGGTTCCAATTGTTCGCGAAAATGGGCCCCCTGGCGTCCGACCAGCAGATGACAACGGGTCAGCACCGCTTGCAGTTGCTCGCTGACCGTCATTCCGGCGGGATCACGCGACAGGGAATTGCGTTCGTACTGCAATTTCAGCCCGCCAACGCGGACCATCACAAATTCATCCAGATTGGATCCGGTGATGGCCAAAAACTTTGCCCGTTCCAGCAACGGCACCTCGGGATCGGTCGCCTGGTCCAAGACTCTGGCGTTGAATTCCAGCCATCCCAGTTCGCGATTGACGAATCGATCGACCGGCAATTTCGATTCGGACTTGGTCGACTTTTTCGTGGCTTTCGACGTCTTTGACGTCCGTGGGGTCGAAGCACTCAAAGGATGAACTCGCTGGATAAAAAACGCGGGAAGACAGGGATCACCGGGTTTGCAAACGTCACCACGACCGTAATGGAAATGGGTCGCGATTCGGCACGCCGCCGTCTTATCGTCACTCAGGCGGACACAAAATCAATTGGGCTTACCGCATCAATCGGGCTTACCGCCAATCGGTCAACGGGATCGAACGATCGTCACGATACCCCTTTGGTGACATTCGCATTCAGCCCACCCAAAGCGGCCGACCATTTTCGGCCAAGCCTAGCGCGGCAGCGAACCGTCGCCCCCGGCCGAGGACGGTCGCCGCGCGGTCGCGGCAACCGGTGAATCCCCCGCATCCGATTCGCCCTCGGTTTCAACAGCGTCGGAAGCCGTTTCGTCGACCTCGGAAGTCCCCAAAAGAATGCGAAACGCTTTCGGATAAAAGTCTTTTCCGTACGTCAATTCGCCACCTTGGTGACCGACCATTCCGACCATCATGGCGACCAACAACAGCCCGCCTTTCCAAACCTTGTTCAAGTGTGACTTGTCTGATCGCAAAGCGACGATGGCGATGAACGCTGAAACACAAGCGAACACGGTGACGATCACACCGCCCCAGCGATGCCAGAAGACTTCGCTGTCAAAATCCACTCGCGTCCAACCTGCATATCCTTTCTCCGTCGCGAACGACCAGCCCATGGCCGTGGCCGCCACCGCGGTCAACGCGCCCAAAATCAGGCACGCGGCGGGGATCTGAGTACCGATCGCCGGCCAACGCCACCCCAACACCACGAACAACGCACCGACCAGCAACAGAGCGATGGGAAAGTGTACGGTCGCGGGGTGGAAAAAACCCTGGAACGACCAGACACGCGAAGCGACGGGCAACGCCACATCGGCGGCCTGTTCGATCGCCTCCTCAATCGGCGTGTCGTCATCGACCGCACGGACGACCACGCCCTCGGGCCAATGAGCTCCCTCATTGATCCAGGTCGCCATTAACGTCAGTTCGGCCGAGCTCAAGGGTCCGCCTTGGGAACGCGGCGGCATCAGCATGTCGGGATCGTCGGTGGCCAGGTAGTCGGCAAAAACGCTGCTGGATTCCGCGTCCTCCGGCTCGACGTAATACATGAACTCCTCCGCCTCATCGACGCGAAAATCGTTCTTGGCTTCGTCCGCATTGTGACACTCCAAGCATCGGTCACGCAGGATCGGCAGAATGTCTCGCTGGAAATCCACCAAACGCCCCTCGTCATCGCGTGGCATGCGTTCGTCCTGTGCCGCAGCGGTCCCCGCGACCCCCAAGACCATGCTGAATGCGATTGTGAATCGTAAGACTTGTGGAACCATCATCGACCAGGGTCCTTGTGCGAATCTTTCGGGTGGGGAAGGCGGGAAAGTGGGGTGGCATTCGATGCCGTCGGTGCCGGGCGGCGTGCGAGTTCCAACGGCGGAGGGGATTCCATTGTCATCCCGCGCCGACGGCGTGGCTAGACCGCGGCAGTCGGCGGGATGCTGATCGTTCCCCGCTTCGTCGACACGACAGTGGAATATGGACCGGACTGACGCCAAGGCTAACGGATCATCCGACCAAGGCTTTCAAACCCTGGACCATCATGCCCAGGTGTGTCAGATTGCCGTTGCGACCGAAAGCCCGCAGTCCAACCGAATCTTCGGTGCGCGTCATGCCCCCCTTCGACAATGGAATCGCCTTACCGTGACATCGACCGCCCCCCGCATCGCGATCAATCAATTGGCCGACGGCCAGACGGTGGCCCAGGCATTTCGTGTTGCCGACAAACAGATTCGAGTCAACCGCCAGGGCGGCAAGTACTTGTTCCTACGTCTGGCCGATCGAACGGGCAAGATCGTGGGCATGATGTGGAACGTCGACGAGAGAGTGGCCGATTCGTTCGACCGGGCCGACTACATCCACACCGAAGGGCGAACGCAAGTTCACAACGGTGCGTTGCAAGTCATCGTCACACAGCTGGAACGCATGGACCCATCGGAGGTTGACCCGGCGGACTTCGAGCAATTCGACGCCGAGCAGTCTCAGCGTTTGATGGCTCGGCTGACCGAGCAGTTGGGTTCGATCGAAGACCCCCAACTGTCACGATTGGCCCAGTGCTATCTGAACGACGGTGATCTGATGAACCAATTGGCCTCCGCCGCTGCGGCGGTCGTACATCATCACGCTTTCCCCGGTGGGTTGCTGCGTCACACCGTCGACCTGATGGAACTGGCCGACTTCGTTGGCAAGCGATACGAATCGATCGATCGCGATCTGTTGTTGCTGGGGGCTTTCCTTCACGACTTGGGAAAGATGCACGAACTGTCCAGCGACGGCGAGTTGTCGTATACCGATCGCGGCCAAATGGTCGGCCACATCGTGATCGGGATCCAAATGCTGGGCGACAAGATCCAACAAATCGATACACCGGAGACACCTTTCCCGGTGGACTTGCGGTACCAATTGGAACACCTGATCGTCAGCCATCACGGCGAATTCGAATACGGCAGCCCACGATTGCCGTCGACGATGGAAGCGGTGGCGTTGCATCACATTGACAACTTGGACGCCAAGATCAGCAGCTTTGCCAGCGTGATCGAACAAGACGTTTCGGCCGACCCACACTGGACCAACTACAACCCGTCGATCGGACGAAAATTGTGGAAGAAGTGACCAAACGTAAGGCCGTTGTTTTGCTATCCGGTGGCTTGGACAGCACGACCTGTCTGGCGATCGCATCCGCCGAAGGATTCGCGGTTCACGGAATCAGCTTTCGCTATGGACAACGACATCAATATGAACTGGATCGGGCACACGCGGTCGCCCAACAGTTCGGCGTTGCATCGCATCGAATCGTCGACATCGACTTGGCCGCGTTTGGCGGTTCGGCGTTGACCGACCCATCGATCGATGTCCCCAAGAGCGATTCGGTGCACGGCATCGGTGAAGGGATTCCGGTGACCTATGTCCCGGCACGCAACACGGTGTTTCTGTCCTTGGCACTTGCGATGGCCGAAACGATCGAGGCGCGGGATATCTTCATCGGCGTCAACGCACTGGACTACAGTGGCTATCCGGATTGTCGCCCGGACTTCATCGCGTCATTTGAACAGACGGCCAACTTGGCGACCAAGATCGGTGTCCAAGACGGTGGGCGGATTCGAATCCACGCGCCGCTGATCGAGTTATCCAAAGCCGAGATCATTCGCCGCGGCTTGGAACTGGGGGTCGACTACGGACAAACACTTTCGTGTTACGACCCGGGCGACGGCGGCGTCGCCTGCGGACACTGCGACGCGTGCCTGTTGCGGCAAAAGGGATTCGAAGCCAACGGAATGCCCGACCCGGCCCCCCAAGTCTAGCCGCCGGTGCATCGCGACCTATCGCGACCAGGGCAGCAGCCAGCCCCGTCCAGGCGGCCGATTCAACCAAGGAATTTCGGCGACCGAAACGTTGCCGAATCCCGCAACGCGGACCCCTTGGTAATCAAACGGGCCGCTACGACGGATCGATTGACGCAACGTGGCTTTCATCGCCGACTTGTTTCGACGAGACAGAATCCACACACGATCACGGGAACTCATCGGTGCCCCCAACTGTTCCAACGGGAACAGCAAATGGCGATCGATGGGACGCACTTCAATCGCTTCGCCGTCGCCGACGTTCACCCGGTACGGGCCATGAACCGGCAACGTCAAATAGGCGATCGGACTGGAATCACCTGCCACGGACACGGTCCTGCCTTCGGATAACCCTCGCTGCAAATACGCGTCGTATTCGATCAGCCCCGCATCCACATACAACGTGTCCCCAGGCCCCATCTGTTCGTCCAGCCAGCGAATCGCGCCACGCCAGTCTTCCCCACGTGCCACCAAAGGACGCGGCAAACGAGCGATGGCCGACGGTGTCCGCTGCTGCCACATCATCCATCCCAAACTGGCCAACGCCACAACCAACGACATCGCAAAGCGAAACGCGGGCACCGACTGTCGCCGCCATGCCCATGCCCACCCACCGTGATGCACCGATGCGGCACAGCACCCCGGTACGGCTGCCAACATCGGCAGGACGACAATGAAATAGCGACGATGCCAAAGCGGTACCCAGCCGGCCCATGATGCCAGCCAGTACGTTGTCGTTGCCGCCATCGCAATCAAAGCGATCCCAAACCCACACCGCCACACCGTCGTTCGAATTCCACCGAAGACCACCGAAACGGTCAACGGAATGATCAACAGTCCCGCCCACGGCCAGACGTGCCACCACTGGTTCCAAGTTCGCGCCGTGGCAAACGTCGCCCAGTGGTCGCGGTGTGCCCAAGAATTTAACAGCGTCCATTGCCAGGCAGCCAGCAATGCAGCGACCAGCATCGTCCATCGCAATCCATCATTCAGCGAAACACGCAACCAGGGCTCGCGGTTTGTCCCTAAACGACGAAATGCCCATGCGGTCAGCGGCAACCAAGCGACTGCGGCAAAATTGGCGGGCTGGCACAACACAATCAGCACCATGGCGATGGTCAATTGCCATGCCGCCCTGCCCCGCCGGACGCCGGCGGTCGTCGCATCCAGCCCAGACGTGGCATCGGGCACCGTCGCCGCATCCGGCCGCATGAGTGTGAACCAACCATCGATGGCAAACACCGACGCCAATAACACGACCGCATAGGGACGCAATTCCGTGGCAAAGAAAGTTGCGTTCGCTTCAACCGCCAGCACCAGTCCCGACGCCACTCCGGCGACTAGACAGCGACTGTGCCGGGCGATGCTGAACGTCATCGTGCCCGCGGCGGCGGCGACCGACAAAACGCTGGTCAACCGCAGCGCGATTTCACTGTCACCGGACAGGGACTTCCAAACCCAAAGCCCCCAAAAATAGACGGGCATTTGATTGCCAAGCGCCGCGCGGCCGCGGACCTGATGCCAATCAGCATCGATGGCCCAGGCGGTGTGAAGCTCATCGACCCAAAAGCTTTCGTAGCACGACGAAAGCCTTAACAAGCACGCGGCGATCGCAACAACCGACGCGACCACGACTCCAATCGTCGTCGTCCGTCGCGGTGACCACTGGTGTTCCCACTGAAGCATCAAAGCTGATTAGCCGTCCGGATTCGCCGTGCTGAAATAATCGCACAGGTTAGCCGTCTTGGGCCGCATCCGCTGTGTCGGCGACCGGATCATCGGCAACTTCCACCAAGATCTTGCAAGCTCGATCGATCTGCTCAGGCGAAACATCAAGATGGGTGACCAGTCGGATCGCCTGTTTGCCGAACGTGAAAGAACGCACTCCGGCTTGCTCCAGTTTTTCACAAAACTGCTGGGCTGTTCCCCAATCTGGGTGCACGTCCAACACGACCAAGTTGGTTTCCACTCGGTCGCCACGGGCGCGAATCATGGGCGAACGACACGCGGCAACGGCCAACTTGCGTGCCGCTTCGTGATCGTTGATCAAACGGTCGCGATGGTGCTGCAGCGCGTACAAAGCCCCCGCCGCAACGATGCCGACCTGACGCATCGCACCGCCGAACAACTTTCGGGCTCGTCTGGCTTGATCCATCAAATCCCTCGGCCCCACCAAAGCCGACCCCACCGGGGCGCCCAGCCCCTTGCTGTAGCAAACACTGACGGTGTCGAACGGTGCGGCTAAATCGCCCAGCGAAATTCCTTTGGCGACCGAAGCGTTCCACAGCCTGGCGCCGTCCAAATGCCGTCGCAGCCCGTTCTCCGCCGCCCAGTCGCACAGGGCGATCGTTTCGTCGTGCGGCAAGACCCGGCCGCCCCATCGGTTGTGCGTATTTTCCAAACACAGCAACGCCGTCCGAACCATATAGTCGGTTTCCGGACGAATCTGATCTTGAACGTCGGCCACCCTCAGCACCCCGTTTTCACCCGCAATTGGATGCGCGACGAGTCCTGACAACTGGGCAAACGCCCCTTGTTCGTACTGATAGATGTGGGCCTCCGTTTCGCAAAGAAACTCGGTACCACGTTCACAATGGATTCGAATCCCGATTTGGTTGGACATCGATCCGCTGGGCATAAAGACGGCGTCCTCCTTTCCCAACAGTTCGGCTGTGAACCTTTCCAAATGTTCAACGGTCGGATCGGTATCGATCACGGCGTCACCGACTTCCGCGGTCGCCATGGCTTGCCGCATCGCGGCGGTGGGTTTGGTCAGCGTGTCACTTCGCAGGTCGATCATGGAGCGTCCGAAAGATAGTTTGACGTAGAAACCAGCCGCCTCTTGGGTGCATCGTAACAGTCCGTTGCGATTGCTAGGATGGCGGGTCGAGTCGACCAAGCCGTTCGTCGCCCCCTCAGATTCATGCCCTGCGAATTCGTTACCTGAACCAACGTCCCGTTTCGACCTGCACCCGGATCCCGTCGTTCCAATGACTCCAAGCCCCGCTCTTTCCCTGCAACGCGTCGATGCCCGTCGCGAATCGCCACCCATTTTGGATGAGCTGCGCGACCGCTTGAGCCCCCAAGGCGACGTCGTCAGCCCCCGCGGGAAAGCACTGACCGAAAAAGTTTTTGGGCGGCCTTTGACTCCGGTGGAAGTGGTTCAAACCATTTGTGCCGATGTTCAAAGTCAGGGCATCGATGCATTGCTGCGGTACACCCAAGCACTGGATGCCGCCGAACTGACCGCCGACACCATCCGCGTCCCCGATGCCGATTTAAAACAGGCTCACCAGAACGCCGATCCCGCGCTAATCGAGTCTGTCCGACGAATCCGCGACAACGTCGCTGATTTTCAGCAAGCGATTTTGCATCGCGATGTCACGATCACTCCCAGGCCCGGCGTGGCGTTGACCCAGCGTTACCTGCCCCTGCGCCGCATCGGAGTTTGCGTTCCCGGCGGCGCCGCCGCCTATCCTTCCACGGTGTTGATGACGGTCGTCCCCGCCCAGGTCGCCGGTGTCAAAGAAATCGCCGTCGTCGCACCGCCGACCCCCTTTGGCGCCTACAACACGGACATGCTGGCGACCTGTCACGAACTGGGCGTCACCGAGGTCTATCGCGTGGGCGGTGCGCAAGCGGTCGCGGCACTGGCATACGGTTGCCAGTCCATCGATGCGGTCGACAAAATCGTGGGCCCGGGCAATCTGTTCGTGGCCCTGGCAAAGAAACATGTTTACGGAACGGTCGACATCGATTCGTTTGCCGGTCCCAGCGAAGTCATCGTGATCGCCGATGAAACCGCACGCCC is from Crateriforma conspicua and encodes:
- the ppk1 gene encoding polyphosphate kinase 1, yielding MSASTPRTSKTSKATKKSTKSESKLPVDRFVNRELGWLEFNARVLDQATDPEVPLLERAKFLAITGSNLDEFVMVRVGGLKLQYERNSLSRDPAGMTVSEQLQAVLTRCHLLVGRQGAHFREQLEPELVENGIHRVDLSNCSESTRQDAHRTFVADVLPVLTPHAVFHDRPFPMLQGLSMHLCVRLDGQDPGLGKPVVGPDGETPLWHFAIIPLGRALPRIIQLPSDDGYAYVLLEDLVGHFAAEFFQGRRVLEATPFRITRNADIELREDGAGDLLEGMEEVLEGRRQSDVVRLELAATAGDEMTAFLTETMGVQQRDTFRIDGPLDLTYLFGLSGIKGFGKLKDVPWPPQGTPGIDPADSMFATMGEGDWLLVHPYERFDPVVRLLEEAAGDPDVLAIKQILYRTSNNSPIVAALMKAAQNGKYVSAIVELKARFDEARNIEWAREMEQAGVQVIYGIRGLKTHAKVCVVVRREPEGIRRYIHFGTGNYNEATAKLYSDVSLLTCDEVLGDDATAFFNAVTGASQPQPFELLAAAPLTLRQKVITLIDAETRRAVQGDQAEIIVKLNALVDTEVIDALYRANRAGVKVLLNIRGVCCLKPGIAGLSENIRVVSVVDRYLEHARILYFRHGGDGQLFISSADWMPRNLDRRVELLVPVLDPACREKLFETLQTYFQDDTNAWVMQPNGQYIRTVPEDPDSAFRSQQRLYEATVARMKASTDLSRGQFDTQVPRKD
- a CDS encoding c-type cytochrome domain-containing protein, translating into MMVPQVLRFTIAFSMVLGVAGTAAAQDERMPRDDEGRLVDFQRDILPILRDRCLECHNADEAKNDFRVDEAEEFMYYVEPEDAESSSVFADYLATDDPDMLMPPRSQGGPLSSAELTLMATWINEGAHWPEGVVVRAVDDDTPIEEAIEQAADVALPVASRVWSFQGFFHPATVHFPIALLLVGALFVVLGWRWPAIGTQIPAACLILGALTAVAATAMGWSFATEKGYAGWTRVDFDSEVFWHRWGGVIVTVFACVSAFIAIVALRSDKSHLNKVWKGGLLLVAMMVGMVGHQGGELTYGKDFYPKAFRILLGTSEVDETASDAVETEGESDAGDSPVAATARRPSSAGGDGSLPR
- a CDS encoding 3'-5' exoribonuclease YhaM family protein, producing the protein MTSTAPRIAINQLADGQTVAQAFRVADKQIRVNRQGGKYLFLRLADRTGKIVGMMWNVDERVADSFDRADYIHTEGRTQVHNGALQVIVTQLERMDPSEVDPADFEQFDAEQSQRLMARLTEQLGSIEDPQLSRLAQCYLNDGDLMNQLASAAAAVVHHHAFPGGLLRHTVDLMELADFVGKRYESIDRDLLLLGAFLHDLGKMHELSSDGELSYTDRGQMVGHIVIGIQMLGDKIQQIDTPETPFPVDLRYQLEHLIVSHHGEFEYGSPRLPSTMEAVALHHIDNLDAKISSFASVIEQDVSADPHWTNYNPSIGRKLWKK
- the queC gene encoding 7-cyano-7-deazaguanine synthase QueC — protein: MVEEVTKRKAVVLLSGGLDSTTCLAIASAEGFAVHGISFRYGQRHQYELDRAHAVAQQFGVASHRIVDIDLAAFGGSALTDPSIDVPKSDSVHGIGEGIPVTYVPARNTVFLSLALAMAETIEARDIFIGVNALDYSGYPDCRPDFIASFEQTANLATKIGVQDGGRIRIHAPLIELSKAEIIRRGLELGVDYGQTLSCYDPGDGGVACGHCDACLLRQKGFEANGMPDPAPQV
- a CDS encoding threonine aldolase family protein, with the protein product MIDLRSDTLTKPTAAMRQAMATAEVGDAVIDTDPTVEHLERFTAELLGKEDAVFMPSGSMSNQIGIRIHCERGTEFLCETEAHIYQYEQGAFAQLSGLVAHPIAGENGVLRVADVQDQIRPETDYMVRTALLCLENTHNRWGGRVLPHDETIALCDWAAENGLRRHLDGARLWNASVAKGISLGDLAAPFDTVSVCYSKGLGAPVGSALVGPRDLMDQARRARKLFGGAMRQVGIVAAGALYALQHHRDRLINDHEAARKLAVAACRSPMIRARGDRVETNLVVLDVHPDWGTAQQFCEKLEQAGVRSFTFGKQAIRLVTHLDVSPEQIDRACKILVEVADDPVADTADAAQDG
- the hisD gene encoding histidinol dehydrogenase — its product is MTPSPALSLQRVDARRESPPILDELRDRLSPQGDVVSPRGKALTEKVFGRPLTPVEVVQTICADVQSQGIDALLRYTQALDAAELTADTIRVPDADLKQAHQNADPALIESVRRIRDNVADFQQAILHRDVTITPRPGVALTQRYLPLRRIGVCVPGGAAAYPSTVLMTVVPAQVAGVKEIAVVAPPTPFGAYNTDMLATCHELGVTEVYRVGGAQAVAALAYGCQSIDAVDKIVGPGNLFVALAKKHVYGTVDIDSFAGPSEVIVIADETARPDYVAADLIAQAEHSPGSALLITWDESLPDRVEAELQSQLGVLDRSDLTIDSLNQFGAIILVRDADQACELTDRFAPEHLHIETADPRSQIAKIRNSGAAFLGHHTPVALGDYAAGPSHVLPTGGTCTWAAGLCSNSFLRSGSLTEFDETALQSIAPDVIRLAEKEGLTGHARSVSIRTS